A region from the Sandaracinus amylolyticus genome encodes:
- the pgl gene encoding 6-phosphogluconolactonase, translating into MPRRVAEVHVTGSPRRTPDELRGIARRLPLEMHVPRAPERLVYGAAREVEIHPDRDALVHAAAEHVVALARAAVAARGVFTIALAGGATPRPVYERLAQPSFVGRIDWSRARIFFGDERCVPPDHPESNYRMAREALLDRVPIPAANVHRIAGEDEPEHAARAYERTLRACFGDVEGPPARSFDLVLLGMGDDGHTASLFPGAPAMNEARRWVVPSEIARPHPMWRITLTPVVIDAAAAVTFLVDGASKAERLAHVLEGRDGAERLPAARIAPTHGALRWMIDAEAASQLRGRS; encoded by the coding sequence ATGCCGCGTCGGGTCGCCGAGGTGCACGTGACCGGCTCGCCCCGACGGACGCCCGACGAGCTGCGTGGGATCGCACGTCGACTCCCGCTCGAGATGCACGTCCCGCGCGCGCCGGAGCGGCTCGTCTACGGTGCCGCGCGCGAGGTCGAGATCCACCCCGATCGCGACGCGCTCGTGCACGCCGCGGCGGAGCACGTCGTGGCGCTCGCGCGCGCCGCGGTGGCCGCGCGCGGTGTGTTCACGATCGCGCTCGCAGGCGGCGCGACCCCGCGGCCCGTGTACGAGCGCCTCGCGCAGCCCTCGTTCGTCGGGCGCATCGACTGGTCGCGCGCGCGCATCTTCTTCGGCGACGAGCGCTGCGTGCCGCCCGATCATCCGGAGTCGAACTATCGGATGGCGCGCGAAGCGCTGCTCGATCGCGTGCCGATCCCTGCGGCGAACGTGCACCGCATCGCGGGCGAGGACGAGCCCGAGCACGCAGCGCGCGCGTACGAGCGCACGCTGCGCGCGTGCTTCGGCGACGTCGAGGGGCCGCCTGCGCGCAGCTTCGATCTCGTGCTGCTCGGGATGGGCGACGACGGGCACACCGCCTCGCTCTTCCCCGGCGCGCCGGCGATGAACGAAGCGCGTCGCTGGGTCGTGCCGAGCGAGATCGCGCGCCCGCACCCGATGTGGCGCATCACGCTCACGCCGGTCGTGATCGACGCGGCCGCTGCGGTCACGTTCCTCGTCGACGGCGCGAGCAAGGCAGAGCGGCTCGCACACGTGCTCGAGGGGCGCGATGGCGCCGAGCGCCTTCCCGCCGCGCGCATCGCTCCCACCCACGGCGCGCTCCGCTGGATGATCGACGCCGAGGCGGCGTCGCAGCTGCGAGGACGGTCGTGA
- the rpiA gene encoding ribose-5-phosphate isomerase RpiA → MTSRAPSDEHARWKRDAAEHAAEWVRSGMVVGLGAGSTADFALRSIASRLASGALFDVLGVPCSRAVGDAAARLGVPLTTLEAHPVVDLTIDGADEVDPTFALLKGAGGALLHEKIVAQASRREVIVVDASKPSPCIGTRCALPVEVVPFGWRAEALYLESLGARVRVRSGASGAPFRTDEDNLILDCELGPIRAAHELSRRLAERAGIVEHGLFLDLATDLVIAGADGVRHLTRADEGART, encoded by the coding sequence GTGACGTCGCGCGCGCCTTCGGACGAGCACGCGCGCTGGAAGCGCGACGCCGCGGAGCACGCGGCCGAGTGGGTGCGCTCGGGCATGGTGGTCGGGCTCGGCGCGGGCTCGACGGCGGACTTCGCGCTGCGATCGATCGCGTCGCGCCTCGCGAGCGGCGCGCTCTTCGACGTGCTCGGCGTTCCGTGCTCGCGCGCGGTGGGCGACGCCGCCGCGCGGCTCGGCGTGCCGCTCACGACGCTGGAGGCGCATCCCGTCGTCGATCTCACGATCGACGGCGCCGACGAGGTCGACCCGACGTTCGCGCTGCTGAAGGGCGCAGGCGGCGCGCTGCTGCACGAGAAGATCGTCGCGCAGGCGAGCCGCCGCGAGGTGATCGTCGTCGACGCGTCGAAGCCGTCGCCGTGCATCGGGACGCGCTGCGCGCTCCCCGTCGAGGTCGTGCCGTTCGGTTGGCGCGCGGAGGCGCTCTACCTCGAGTCGCTCGGCGCGCGCGTGCGCGTCCGATCGGGGGCCTCCGGCGCGCCGTTCCGCACCGACGAGGACAACCTGATCCTCGACTGCGAGCTCGGACCGATCCGCGCCGCGCACGAGCTCTCGCGCCGGCTCGCCGAGCGCGCCGGCATCGTGGAGCACGGGCTGTTCCTCGATCTCGCGACGGACCTCGTCATCGCCGGCGCGGACGGAGTTCGCCATCTCACGCGCGCTGACGAAGGAGCACGGACATGA
- a CDS encoding antibiotic biosynthesis monooxygenase — translation MIVEYVRYRVAPERGALLEQAWREASALLRASPHCLAYELTRCAKDPARYVVRLEWDSPEGHLEGFRKSAAFAEFVAHVRPFIADIEEMEHYAPTGVGSRSTIFDAAGGVATFFRLAHEMHARMKADALLGPHFARAAESHVPHLAMWLVEVFGGPKLYSETLGDIAPILRRHAGLRIDDAQRERFVRVAADAAAHVVADVRAREAIVRYVAWGARVAQENSAPERVPNAQAGVPTWGWDDR, via the coding sequence ATGATCGTCGAGTACGTTCGTTATCGCGTCGCGCCCGAGCGTGGCGCGCTCCTCGAGCAGGCCTGGCGCGAGGCGTCTGCGCTGCTCCGCGCATCACCGCATTGTCTCGCGTACGAGCTCACACGCTGCGCGAAGGACCCTGCCCGCTACGTCGTGCGGCTCGAGTGGGACAGCCCCGAGGGCCACCTCGAGGGCTTCCGCAAGAGCGCGGCGTTCGCGGAATTCGTCGCGCACGTGCGGCCGTTCATCGCCGACATCGAGGAGATGGAGCACTACGCGCCGACCGGCGTCGGCTCGCGATCCACGATCTTCGACGCAGCCGGCGGCGTGGCGACGTTCTTCCGGCTCGCGCACGAGATGCACGCGCGCATGAAGGCGGACGCGCTGCTCGGGCCGCACTTCGCGCGCGCGGCGGAGAGCCACGTGCCGCACCTCGCGATGTGGCTCGTCGAGGTGTTCGGCGGACCGAAGCTCTACAGCGAGACCCTCGGCGACATCGCGCCGATCCTCCGGCGCCACGCGGGGCTGCGCATCGACGACGCGCAGCGCGAGCGCTTCGTGCGCGTCGCGGCGGACGCGGCCGCGCACGTCGTGGCGGACGTGCGCGCGCGGGAGGCGATCGTCCGCTACGTCGCGTGGGGCGCGCGGGTCGCGCAGGAGAACTCCGCGCCCGAGCGCGTCCCGAACGCGCAGGCCGGCGTGCCCACGTGGGGCTGGGACGACCGGTGA